From the Marinomonas sp. THO17 genome, one window contains:
- a CDS encoding flagellin produces MIQAVDSKRAELGAVQNRFSSTVNNLSSISENVSAARSRVRDADYAAETAALTSSQIIQQASSTILAQANQRPQAALALLGN; encoded by the coding sequence ATGATTCAAGCGGTGGACTCTAAGCGTGCAGAATTGGGTGCGGTTCAGAACCGATTTAGTTCAACGGTTAATAACTTGTCCAGTATTTCTGAGAACGTATCTGCTGCACGATCTCGAGTACGAGATGCTGATTACGCTGCTGAAACGGCTGCGCTAACCAGTTCTCAAATTATTCAACAAGCGAGTTCTACGATTTTGGCTCAAGCGAATCAAAGACCGCAAGCTGCATTAGCATTGTTGGGAAATTAA
- a CDS encoding HD domain-containing phosphohydrolase has product MSAFKIESCFGADINVGYFDVEEILDIMKIKSQVLGSKRIKSLIRMHGKKDRIVGIAMRQVAFEVLRTSLDEAFLPYDPYFNDGTLLNSRRERLYDAQERFLILCMSLVAGRSVRSLKKLNPGLSTKDLRSKHGRGQSLFRYFRQELNEQTREQVLSYKARMNNNMEGADGEAKLTEEMAAEQKARAALMKKAPKDTRFIPTSFDDEVVTGLKIFRDGHELLAQQVESFKRGQQLDVEALKKFCRRLIDSHTRNNFAVMALRHIKDADTYLEQHAIGMAVLGIHFAKAMQLNNAYVEVISLGALLFDLGRFRLPAAMMAKTTKMTDGEFELFRKHIQFGEQILQKCESVPKAVFQMLYDHHEKVDGSGYPEGKQGQEISVYGKIAAIIDAYDAITSEQAHKPSMGPIKACAKLEREAGLAFDKDLIKVFLKSIGPVPVGSCVSLSNGRIGFVLTLNKNFQPNLVRQVYSITSKAFIEATDIELNKSANLKSDVVIEEGVDPQDYGLQFINHIS; this is encoded by the coding sequence ATGTCAGCATTTAAAATAGAATCATGTTTTGGGGCTGATATTAATGTTGGTTACTTTGATGTTGAAGAAATCCTCGACATCATGAAAATTAAATCGCAAGTCCTCGGTAGTAAACGCATTAAAAGCCTTATTAGAATGCATGGTAAAAAAGATCGTATTGTTGGTATCGCAATGCGTCAAGTGGCTTTTGAGGTACTTCGCACATCATTGGATGAAGCATTCTTACCTTACGACCCCTATTTTAATGATGGTACTTTGCTGAATAGTCGTCGTGAACGTTTGTACGATGCCCAAGAACGTTTTTTGATTTTGTGCATGTCTTTGGTTGCTGGGCGCTCTGTGCGTAGCCTAAAAAAGCTCAATCCAGGTTTAAGTACAAAAGATCTTAGATCCAAACATGGCCGTGGACAGAGTTTGTTTCGTTATTTCCGTCAAGAACTGAATGAACAAACCCGTGAACAAGTTTTGTCTTACAAAGCGCGTATGAATAACAATATGGAAGGCGCTGACGGCGAAGCGAAATTGACTGAAGAGATGGCTGCTGAGCAAAAAGCTCGTGCTGCTTTAATGAAGAAAGCGCCTAAAGATACTCGTTTCATTCCCACTAGTTTTGATGATGAAGTAGTCACAGGGCTGAAAATTTTCCGTGATGGCCATGAGTTGCTTGCACAACAGGTAGAAAGTTTTAAACGTGGTCAGCAATTAGATGTTGAGGCGTTGAAGAAGTTCTGTCGTCGCTTGATTGATTCTCATACCCGCAATAATTTTGCTGTCATGGCGTTACGACATATAAAAGACGCTGATACTTATTTAGAGCAGCATGCTATTGGTATGGCTGTGCTGGGTATTCATTTTGCTAAGGCGATGCAGTTAAATAATGCTTATGTAGAAGTGATTTCTTTAGGTGCATTGTTATTTGATCTAGGACGTTTTCGATTGCCAGCAGCAATGATGGCAAAGACCACCAAAATGACTGATGGTGAATTTGAGTTGTTTCGCAAGCACATTCAATTTGGTGAGCAAATTCTGCAAAAGTGTGAGTCTGTTCCCAAAGCAGTGTTCCAAATGCTATACGACCATCATGAAAAAGTAGACGGCTCAGGTTACCCAGAAGGTAAACAGGGTCAAGAAATTTCTGTTTACGGTAAGATTGCCGCTATCATTGATGCGTATGATGCCATTACTTCGGAGCAAGCTCATAAACCTTCTATGGGGCCGATTAAAGCCTGCGCTAAGCTTGAACGTGAAGCCGGATTGGCATTTGATAAAGATCTAATCAAGGTATTTCTGAAAAGTATCGGTCCAGTTCCTGTGGGTTCTTGCGTGTCTTTATCTAATGGTCGTATTGGTTTTGTGCTTACTTTGAACAAAAATTTTCAGCCAAACCTGGTGCGTCAAGTATACAGCATTACCAGCAAAGCCTTTATTGAAGCAACTGATATTGAGCTGAACAAATCTGCCAATCTGAAATCCGATGTAGTGATCGAAGAAGGAGTCGATCCACAAGATTACGGTTTGCAGTTCATTAATCACATCTCATAA